In Ascaphus truei isolate aAscTru1 chromosome 21, aAscTru1.hap1, whole genome shotgun sequence, one DNA window encodes the following:
- the LOC142472280 gene encoding Golgi-associated plant pathogenesis-related protein 1-like, producing MASNADDMSQFEQDFLASHNTYRENHGAPPLELNRDICNSAQKWADYLLSIHTMKHSGGQYGENLYMMNNPNANELAGNVAVDAWYNEITDYDFNNPGFSSTTGHFTQVVWKASSEVGVGLATDGNGIFYVVGQYNPHGNITNPGSFQMNVLPLGTAPESDP from the exons ATGATATGAGCCAGTTTGAGCAGGATTTCCTGGCTTCCCATAATACTTATCGGGAGAACCATGGGGCGCCTCCTCTCGAACTCAATCGAGATATCTGCAACTCAGCACAAAAGTGGGCTGATTATCTGCTGTCCATCCACACCATGAAACACAGCGGAGGTCAATACGGAGAGAACCTGTACATGATGAACAACCCCAACGCCAACGAACTGGCAG GTAACGTGGCGGTGGATGCCTGGTACAATGAAATTACTGATTATGACTTCAACAATCCTGGGTTTTCAAGCACCACAG GTCACTTCACGCAGGTCGTCTGGAAGGCCTCTTCAGAAGTTGGAGTAGGACTGGCCACCGATGGCAATGGAATTTTCTACGTGGTGGGACAGTACAACCCACATGGGAATATCACCAACCCCGGCTCCTTTCAGATGAATGTCCTGCCCTTAGGAACAGCACCAGAGTCAGATCCATAA